A single region of the Marinobacter nanhaiticus D15-8W genome encodes:
- a CDS encoding efflux RND transporter periplasmic adaptor subunit: MRTASRFAIVIVVLVVVLGGIFGYTFYRFGKMQEQMSQPQPPAVIEATTAQRTSWIQAIKAVGSITAINGVEVANEVAGVVESVGFDSGDRVEKGDILLRMDTSTDEAALRTQRAEAQLAVQQFNRTSDLLPKRAVSQAQYDEAKANMEAARARVNEAEAQLQKKIIKAPFDGTLGLRLVDQGQYLAVGTPIVEINMLDPIYVDYTISEKELINVDVGHDVVATVAALPDEEFRGKVSAINSSVNPQTRTVRIRATLKNPEQALRPGMFATIQTVRPQERDVVTLPRTAISFNTYGDFVYVLKEKDDGQLVTERRSVETGGTRSGRVEVTNNLEAGEQVVATGLLRLRSGQPVEIKSEGNKNGSPDQQQSGESSGGEASN; the protein is encoded by the coding sequence TGGTCGTTCTCGGCGGCATTTTCGGTTACACCTTTTACAGGTTCGGAAAAATGCAGGAGCAGATGTCTCAGCCCCAGCCTCCGGCCGTTATCGAAGCAACGACCGCCCAGCGTACCTCCTGGATACAGGCCATCAAGGCAGTCGGTAGCATCACGGCCATCAACGGTGTCGAAGTCGCTAACGAAGTGGCCGGCGTTGTGGAATCGGTCGGTTTCGACTCCGGCGACCGTGTCGAGAAGGGCGACATCCTGTTGAGGATGGACACCTCCACCGACGAAGCGGCACTACGTACGCAGCGTGCCGAGGCGCAGCTGGCTGTGCAGCAGTTTAACCGCACATCCGACCTCCTGCCCAAGCGGGCCGTATCCCAAGCCCAATACGATGAGGCCAAGGCCAATATGGAAGCGGCCCGGGCGCGGGTGAATGAGGCTGAAGCGCAGCTCCAGAAGAAGATCATCAAGGCGCCGTTCGACGGCACACTTGGTTTGAGACTTGTCGACCAGGGCCAGTACCTGGCGGTCGGTACGCCGATTGTAGAAATCAACATGCTCGACCCGATCTATGTCGACTACACCATTTCCGAAAAGGAACTGATCAACGTCGACGTGGGCCACGACGTCGTTGCCACTGTGGCAGCGCTGCCCGATGAAGAGTTTCGCGGAAAAGTGAGCGCCATCAACAGCTCGGTGAATCCACAGACGCGCACCGTGCGCATCCGCGCCACGTTAAAAAACCCTGAGCAAGCACTACGCCCGGGAATGTTCGCAACGATCCAGACCGTGCGGCCGCAGGAGCGCGATGTGGTCACCCTGCCGCGTACTGCGATTTCCTTTAACACCTACGGTGATTTCGTCTACGTACTGAAGGAGAAAGACGACGGCCAGCTCGTCACCGAGCGCCGCAGCGTCGAAACGGGTGGCACCCGCTCAGGCCGCGTGGAGGTTACCAATAACCTCGAAGCTGGCGAGCAAGTCGTCGCCACAGGTCTGCTGCGCCTGCGTTCCGGACAGCCTGTGGAGATCAAGTCCGAGGGTAACAAGAACGGCTCACCGGACCAGCAACAGTCGGGTGAATCCAGTGGCGGGGAGGCCAGCAACTAA
- a CDS encoding efflux RND transporter permease subunit, which yields MRFTDIFVHRPVLSTVVSLLILLLGVRAAMDMEVREYPQLESTTVTVTTAYPGASSDLIKGFITTPLQQAIAEASGIDYLTSTSSQGTSTIEAHMELNYDANAALAEIQAKVASQRNVLPEDAQDPVITSTTGDSTALMYIAFYSETMPVPQITDYLTRVVQPKLQALSGVGKAELLGRTFALRVWLDPERLSAVDMTSSEVIQVLLNNNYQAAVGNTKGELVQISLTSDTDVGSLEQFQDLVIKEYEGSLIRLRDIARVELGSESYENLALYKGQPSTYVAIELSPGANPLTVAELVKNELPQIEAQLPSELSVELPYDASEFIEDSINEVVQTLWEAIVIVLVVVFLCLGSLRAAVVPSVAVPLSIIGGAFIMLMLGYSLNLMTLLSMVLAIGLVVDDAIIVVENVHRHIEAGEPKFDAAINGAREMATPIIAMTTTLVAVYAPIGFMGGLVGSLFTEFAFTLAGTVVISGIVALTLSPMLSGKVLKPHGQPTKFETKVENFFNGLANGYSRALSSSLETKSVTIFFALVVLVSIYGMVKLSQNELAPTEDQGILLFQGTAPQTATLDYLQKYGAEMQQMMEELPGYDETFMLLGITSPNAVFGGFKMEPWSEREVSQFEVQPQLQGALAGIVGLQTAVFPLPALPGSSGGLPFQFVITTGASYDQLDSVADEILGKAMQSGNFMFVRKSIEIDRPITTIKVDRDRVADLGLSMQDVGQAMSSMLGGGYINRFNMEGRSYQVIPQVERYARADVDALNEYYIRADSGELVPLSSVISFKEGVEPSQRTQFNQQNSLTIEGIPIVPMGQAINSVTQVADEVFPQGFTYDFKGDSRQFMQQGSALAVTFFLSLLVIYLVLAAQFESWRDPFIILVSVPMSVAGAMAFIVTGMATMNIYTQVGLITLIGVVSKNGILIVEFANQLQHEKGLNKLEAVIEAAAIRLRPIIMTSLALIVAMVPLLMAVGPGAQSRFAIGLTIATGLGIGTLFTLFVLPAFYVLLAKDHNADKDEGAKAHAAEPEPSS from the coding sequence ATGCGTTTCACGGACATATTCGTACACCGTCCGGTCCTGTCGACGGTTGTCAGTCTGCTGATCCTGCTGCTGGGTGTCCGCGCCGCCATGGACATGGAAGTGCGCGAATACCCGCAGCTCGAAAGCACGACCGTCACCGTGACGACGGCCTATCCCGGCGCAAGCTCAGACCTTATCAAGGGCTTTATTACCACGCCTTTGCAACAGGCAATCGCCGAGGCCAGTGGTATCGACTACCTGACCTCTACCAGTTCCCAGGGCACTTCGACCATCGAAGCGCATATGGAGCTGAACTACGACGCCAACGCCGCCCTGGCAGAGATCCAGGCCAAGGTGGCCAGTCAGCGCAACGTGCTGCCGGAGGACGCCCAGGACCCGGTTATCACCTCCACCACCGGTGACAGCACGGCGCTGATGTATATCGCCTTCTATAGCGAGACCATGCCGGTTCCGCAAATTACCGATTACCTGACCCGGGTGGTCCAGCCCAAACTCCAGGCCCTTTCCGGTGTCGGCAAGGCCGAGCTGCTGGGCCGCACCTTTGCCCTGCGGGTATGGCTGGATCCGGAGCGTCTGTCGGCGGTGGATATGACCTCTTCGGAAGTCATCCAGGTTTTGCTGAACAACAACTACCAGGCCGCCGTGGGTAACACGAAGGGCGAGTTGGTCCAGATCAGCCTGACCAGCGATACTGATGTCGGCAGCCTGGAGCAATTCCAGGATCTGGTTATCAAGGAATACGAGGGTTCGCTGATACGCCTGCGGGATATCGCGCGGGTGGAATTGGGTTCAGAAAGCTACGAAAACCTGGCGCTGTATAAGGGCCAACCGTCCACCTATGTCGCCATCGAGCTCTCACCGGGCGCCAATCCGCTGACCGTGGCGGAACTGGTGAAGAACGAGTTGCCCCAGATCGAAGCCCAGTTGCCCTCGGAACTGAGCGTGGAATTGCCTTACGACGCATCTGAGTTCATCGAGGATTCGATCAATGAGGTGGTCCAGACCCTTTGGGAAGCCATCGTTATCGTCCTCGTCGTGGTCTTCCTCTGCCTGGGCTCACTGCGCGCGGCCGTCGTACCGTCAGTGGCCGTACCGTTGTCGATTATCGGCGGCGCCTTCATCATGCTGATGCTGGGCTACTCGCTGAACCTGATGACGCTACTGTCCATGGTTCTCGCCATCGGCCTGGTGGTGGATGACGCGATCATCGTTGTGGAAAACGTTCACCGCCACATCGAGGCCGGCGAGCCCAAGTTCGATGCCGCAATCAATGGTGCGCGGGAGATGGCTACGCCGATCATTGCCATGACCACCACGCTCGTTGCGGTTTACGCCCCCATAGGCTTCATGGGCGGTCTGGTGGGTTCGCTGTTCACTGAGTTCGCCTTCACACTGGCCGGTACGGTCGTCATTTCGGGTATCGTTGCCTTGACCCTGTCGCCTATGTTGTCGGGCAAGGTGCTGAAGCCTCATGGGCAGCCAACGAAGTTCGAAACCAAGGTCGAGAACTTCTTCAACGGCCTGGCCAACGGCTATAGCCGGGCATTGTCGTCCTCGCTGGAGACCAAGTCGGTCACCATCTTCTTTGCCTTGGTCGTACTCGTCTCCATCTACGGCATGGTCAAGCTGAGCCAGAACGAACTGGCGCCGACCGAGGACCAGGGTATCCTGCTGTTCCAGGGCACTGCACCACAAACGGCAACACTGGATTACCTGCAGAAGTACGGTGCAGAAATGCAGCAGATGATGGAAGAACTGCCAGGCTACGATGAGACCTTCATGCTGCTGGGCATTACAAGTCCAAATGCGGTCTTCGGCGGTTTCAAGATGGAGCCCTGGAGCGAGCGCGAGGTATCCCAATTCGAGGTCCAGCCACAATTGCAGGGCGCATTGGCCGGAATCGTCGGGCTGCAGACCGCGGTGTTTCCGCTCCCGGCCCTGCCCGGCTCGAGCGGCGGCCTGCCGTTCCAGTTCGTTATCACCACCGGCGCCAGCTACGACCAGCTCGATAGCGTAGCCGACGAAATCCTCGGCAAGGCGATGCAGAGCGGCAACTTCATGTTCGTGCGCAAGTCGATCGAGATCGATCGCCCGATCACCACCATCAAGGTGGATCGCGATCGGGTCGCTGACCTTGGGCTGTCGATGCAGGATGTGGGTCAGGCAATGTCGAGCATGCTCGGCGGTGGCTATATCAACCGCTTCAACATGGAAGGCCGTTCCTACCAGGTTATTCCACAGGTGGAGCGCTATGCCCGCGCCGATGTGGATGCACTCAACGAGTACTACATCCGCGCCGACTCCGGCGAGTTGGTGCCGCTATCCAGCGTGATCAGCTTCAAGGAGGGCGTCGAGCCGTCCCAGCGGACCCAGTTCAACCAACAGAACTCGCTGACCATCGAGGGCATTCCCATCGTACCTATGGGCCAGGCGATCAACTCCGTCACCCAAGTGGCAGACGAAGTCTTCCCGCAGGGCTTCACCTATGACTTCAAGGGGGATTCCCGCCAGTTCATGCAGCAAGGCAGCGCGTTGGCCGTTACCTTCTTCCTGTCGCTGCTGGTGATCTACCTGGTGCTGGCAGCTCAGTTCGAGAGCTGGCGAGACCCGTTCATCATCCTGGTATCCGTGCCCATGTCCGTGGCGGGTGCCATGGCGTTTATCGTGACCGGCATGGCAACGATGAACATCTACACCCAGGTGGGGCTGATCACCCTGATCGGCGTGGTATCGAAGAACGGGATCCTGATCGTGGAGTTCGCCAACCAGCTCCAGCACGAGAAGGGGCTGAATAAGCTGGAAGCGGTGATCGAAGCGGCGGCGATTCGCCTGCGGCCGATCATCATGACCTCCCTGGCGCTGATCGTCGCCATGGTGCCGCTGCTGATGGCGGTTGGCCCGGGCGCGCAGAGCCGCTTCGCCATCGGCCTGACGATCGCCACAGGTCTGGGCATCGGCACGCTATTCACGCTGTTCGTGTTGCCGGCGTTCTATGTCCTGCTGGCGAAGGATCACAACGCCGACAAGGACGAAGGGGCCAAGGCCCATGCGGCGGAGCCGGAACCTTCCAGCTAG